The genomic window CTCGATCTGTTTCGTTACTACCTTGAAGGCGACCTTACACAGAACCCCTACCTTAAAGATGGTGATGTCATTAGCCTGGGAGCCTACGATGAACGCAATGCAATTTTGGTTACTGGCGGCGTATCAGCTCCGGGTAAAATAGAATACCGCGCCGGCGACACAGTGCTGGACATCATCAACTTTGTTACCAACGAAGCCGACCTGGTCAATCTTGAAAATGTACGATTGACACGGCGAGGCAAAGGAACGGTTGAGGCGCCCATCGACCTCAATCTTGCCGGCTTACTCAACGGCACGGTGGTCGCACCGACCATGATGCCAGGCGACCATATCAATGTGCAGATGCCCGAAATCGCTGAAGCAGCAATTTACGGATTTGTGAACTACCCCGGCACTTTCCCGATCGAAAACGCAAAAACCACACTGCGTGAACTTGTTGCGCTGGCAGGCGGACTGAAGCCTGAGGCGAGCCCCCGGGCTGCATACCTCGAACGCCGGCAATCACAAGCACGGAAACCAGGCAGCGAAACGAGCGACCTGGATTTCTTTGAACGCACCTATTTCCGAAAATCGCTTGCCCAAAACAGTATTTCGATTAACATCGAATCGGCTCTCCAGCCAGACGCAGAAGATGTAATCCTGTATAGCGGAGATGTTGTTGTGTTTCCCAGAGACGAACAGACCATTCACGTTGTAGGCAATGTATTAAAGCCGGGCTACATCCCTTATACCCCTGGCAAGCCCGCATCTTATTACATACAATTGGCAGGCGGTGAAGGCCCACTAACAACAGGCAGTTATGTTTTTGAAGCCGGCAGTGGTAAAGTCTTCACGGATACCAACCACATACTCCGCCCCGGAGACACCGTATTTATCAACCGACAATCTATCGCAGATACACCCGAACTGCAGGCCCTGCTCCTCCAGAACGAAGTTTCTGCCCGGCAAACCCGTATTGCCAGAACACAAACCATCATCACGGGCATCACTGCACTCGTGAGTGTTGTCAACACGTTCTTGCTGATCCGCGACCGGCTAAACAACTAACCAGCGCATCGCAACCATTGTAGCGTATCGGGGAGCCACCATTGAAAGAAGGAATGTCTAAAGAGACCATGCAATCGGCTGAATCTGAAGAAAACGAAAAAGTAATAGCCCGACTTTGGGAATACGCCGGCACGCTGTTCAGGTGGCGGAGAGTTATCCTTGGCGTTACCGGCCTCGTGGCTGTTGTAGCTATTGTGATAAGCTTGTTTATGGCGACCTGGTATGCGGCATCAGCGCGCGTATTATCCCCGGAATCAAGCGGTACCAACCCCTTATCTGCTGCCCTTGCCAGCAACCTGGCGTCGGCTGCATCTGCATTCCTGGGCGGCGGAAACGGCGATTATCTGCGGTACAAAACTATCTTGTCTAGCCGCACGATGTACGAGCGGGTAGTTGATGAATTTGACCTGGTTACGGTATACGAAACACAGGAAAGCCTTTCGCCGCGTGAATCTGCGATACGCATGCTTGCAGAGAACACTGCTTATCCTATTGATGAGGAAGACGAATTTTTATCGA from Bacteroidota bacterium includes these protein-coding regions:
- a CDS encoding SLBB domain-containing protein, with translation MLYKKQMVFRILILTLLLPLSAFAQNRTGGRVNDPGRINPFQQLQQQFAAASNTVSGLLALEGALDLDAYIVGPGDQFSLAIGGSSPLQLMSPVSAEGRLQLFDAGSIAAAGKSLREVIDLAESTLKAQYERVAINVSLQLPRRFYVHLAGAVPEPGRYLMLPLARLDDAVQQAFAPQAAARPDPTAGGEVRIVGSAASEVPATQSGYNPSIRNIKISHRDGSTSSLDLFRYYLEGDLTQNPYLKDGDVISLGAYDERNAILVTGGVSAPGKIEYRAGDTVLDIINFVTNEADLVNLENVRLTRRGKGTVEAPIDLNLAGLLNGTVVAPTMMPGDHINVQMPEIAEAAIYGFVNYPGTFPIENAKTTLRELVALAGGLKPEASPRAAYLERRQSQARKPGSETSDLDFFERTYFRKSLAQNSISINIESALQPDAEDVILYSGDVVVFPRDEQTIHVVGNVLKPGYIPYTPGKPASYYIQLAGGEGPLTTGSYVFEAGSGKVFTDTNHILRPGDTVFINRQSIADTPELQALLLQNEVSARQTRIARTQTIITGITALVSVVNTFLLIRDRLNN